From the unidentified bacterial endosymbiont genome, one window contains:
- the rsgA gene encoding small ribosomal subunit biogenesis GTPase RsgA, producing MSKNKLSKGQQRRVNANHQRRLKTTSEKVDYDDNLFGEPTEGVVISRFGMHADVESADGQTHRCNIRRTIRSLVTGDRVVWRPGKEAAEGVTVKGIVEAVHERTSVLTRPDFYDGVKPIAANINQIVIVSAILPELSLNIIDRYLVACETLHVEPIIVLNKIDLLDDAGMAFVNKQMDIYRNIGYRVLMVSSHTKDGLKPLEEALTDRISIFAGQSGVGKSSLLNNLLGLQQAILTNDVSDVSGLGQHTTTASRMYHFPHGGDVIDSPGVREFGLWHLEPEQIFNGFVEFHEYLGACKYRDCKHDNDPGCAIREAVENGEIAETRFENYHRILESMDQVKTRKNFSDSDN from the coding sequence TTGAGTAAAAATAAACTCTCCAAAGGGCAGCAGCGCCGCGTAAATGCCAATCATCAGCGTCGTCTTAAAACCACGTCGGAGAAGGTCGATTACGACGACAACCTGTTTGGCGAGCCGACTGAAGGCGTAGTGATCAGCCGTTTCGGTATGCATGCCGACGTGGAATCCGCCGACGGTCAAACCCACCGCTGCAACATTCGCCGCACCATCCGTTCGCTGGTTACCGGAGACCGCGTGGTCTGGCGGCCAGGCAAAGAGGCTGCGGAAGGCGTAACGGTAAAAGGTATCGTTGAAGCCGTACATGAACGTACGTCGGTGCTCACCCGTCCCGATTTTTACGACGGCGTTAAGCCTATTGCGGCCAACATCAACCAGATTGTCATTGTTTCAGCCATTTTGCCCGAGCTGTCGCTCAATATTATCGACCGCTACCTCGTTGCCTGCGAAACGCTGCACGTTGAGCCAATCATTGTGCTGAACAAAATCGATCTACTGGATGACGCAGGCATGGCCTTTGTGAATAAGCAGATGGATATCTACCGCAATATCGGTTATCGCGTCCTGATGGTTTCCAGCCACACCAAAGACGGCCTGAAGCCGTTAGAGGAAGCATTAACCGATCGCATCAGCATTTTTGCGGGTCAATCCGGCGTGGGTAAATCGAGCCTGCTGAACAACCTTCTCGGCCTCCAGCAAGCGATCCTGACCAACGATGTGTCGGATGTATCTGGTTTGGGCCAGCACACTACCACCGCCTCACGCATGTATCACTTCCCGCACGGCGGCGACGTGATCGATTCCCCGGGAGTTCGTGAATTCGGTTTGTGGCACCTTGAGCCGGAACAAATCTTCAACGGATTTGTCGAATTCCATGAGTATTTAGGCGCTTGCAAATACCGTGACTGTAAACACGATAATGACCCAGGCTGCGCTATCCGCGAAGCGGTGGAGAACGGTGAGATTGCAGAAACCCGCTTCGAGAACTACCACCGCATTCTGGAGAGCATGGATCAGGTAAAAACGCGTAAAAACTTTTCTGATTCTGATAACTGA
- the queG gene encoding tRNA epoxyqueuosine(34) reductase QueG encodes MSQPLDLNQLAQNIKQWGAELGFQKVGITDTDLSASEPKLQAWLDKQYHGEMAWMARHGMMRARPHELLPGTLRVISVRMNYLPANAAFARTLKNPSLGYVSRYALGRDYHKLLRNRLKKLGETIQRHCVSLNFRPFVDSAPILERPIAEKAGLGWTGKHSLILSRDAGSFFFLGELLIDLPLPIDGPVEEGCGRCVACMTICPTGAIVEPYTVDARRCISYLTIELEGAIPQEFRPLIGNRIYGCDDCQLICPWNRYSQLTDEEDFSPRKALHAPRLIELFAWSEAWFLKVTEGSAIRRIGHLRWLRNVAVALGNAPWDDANIQALESRKGEHPLLDEHIDWAIAQQIDKRNACVVEVQLPKKQRLVRVIEKGLTRDA; translated from the coding sequence ATGTCACAGCCCCTCGATCTCAATCAGTTAGCGCAAAATATTAAACAGTGGGGTGCTGAGCTTGGCTTCCAGAAGGTAGGTATTACCGATACCGACCTCTCCGCCAGCGAACCTAAACTGCAGGCGTGGCTCGACAAACAGTACCACGGCGAAATGGCGTGGATGGCACGTCATGGCATGATGCGGGCTCGCCCACACGAACTGTTACCGGGTACCTTACGCGTTATTAGCGTGCGCATGAACTACCTGCCCGCCAATGCGGCCTTTGCGCGCACGCTAAAAAATCCCTCTCTGGGCTACGTCAGCAGATACGCCCTTGGGCGTGATTATCATAAGCTTCTGCGTAACCGCTTAAAAAAACTTGGGGAAACTATTCAGCGGCACTGTGTTTCGCTGAATTTTAGACCCTTTGTGGATTCTGCGCCTATTCTTGAACGCCCGATCGCTGAAAAAGCCGGGCTTGGCTGGACAGGTAAGCACTCACTTATCCTCAGCCGCGATGCCGGGTCGTTCTTCTTCCTGGGTGAATTACTGATTGATTTACCCCTGCCGATAGACGGCCCGGTCGAGGAAGGCTGTGGCCGCTGCGTGGCCTGCATGACCATCTGCCCGACGGGTGCGATTGTCGAGCCTTATACCGTGGATGCGCGCCGTTGTATCTCCTACCTCACCATCGAACTGGAGGGTGCAATTCCGCAGGAGTTTCGTCCGCTTATCGGCAACCGTATCTACGGTTGTGACGACTGCCAGCTCATCTGCCCGTGGAACCGCTATTCACAGCTCACCGACGAAGAAGACTTCAGCCCGCGTAAAGCGCTGCACGCCCCCCGGCTCATTGAATTGTTCGCCTGGAGCGAAGCCTGGTTTTTGAAAGTGACGGAAGGCTCGGCCATACGCCGTATCGGCCATCTGCGCTGGCTGCGAAACGTCGCCGTTGCGCTGGGTAATGCTCCGTGGGATGACGCCAATATCCAGGCGCTCGAAAGCAGAAAAGGTGAGCACCCACTTCTCGATGAACACATAGATTGGGCGATTGCGCAGCAAATTGACAAGCGGAATGCCTGCGTGGTCGAAGTACAGCTACCGAAGAAACAGCGTCTGGTCAGGGTGATTGAAAAAGGGCTTACGCGGGACGCCTGA
- the epmA gene encoding elongation factor P--(R)-beta-lysine ligase has protein sequence MSETATWQPSASIPNLLKRAAIMTAIRRFFADRGVLEVETPCMSQATVTDIHLVPFETRFVGPGHSQGMNLYLMTSPEYHMKRLLAAGCGPVYQLCRSFRNEEMGRHHNPEFTMLEWYRPHYDMYRLMNEVDDLLQQVLDCPEAETLSYQQAFQRHLNIDPLSADKTQLREVAAKLDLSNVADSEDDRDTLLQLLFTFGVEPQIGKDRPTFVYHFPASQASLALISTEDHRVAERFEVYYKGIELANGFHELTDAREQQQRFEQDNRKRGARGLPQQPIDTHLLEALKAGLPDCSGVALGVDRLVMLALDAEQLGDVIAFTVDRA, from the coding sequence ATGAGCGAAACGGCCACCTGGCAGCCGAGCGCATCCATCCCAAACCTGTTAAAACGCGCAGCAATTATGACGGCGATCCGCCGTTTCTTTGCCGATCGCGGCGTCCTGGAGGTGGAAACGCCGTGCATGAGTCAGGCAACGGTAACCGATATTCATCTGGTCCCGTTTGAAACCCGTTTCGTCGGTCCTGGCCATTCTCAGGGCATGAATCTCTATCTGATGACCAGCCCGGAATACCACATGAAGCGCCTGTTGGCGGCGGGATGTGGCCCGGTTTATCAGCTGTGCAGAAGTTTTCGCAATGAAGAGATGGGGCGTCACCATAATCCGGAATTCACCATGCTGGAGTGGTACCGCCCGCATTACGATATGTACCGCCTGATGAACGAGGTGGACGATCTTCTCCAGCAGGTACTGGACTGCCCGGAAGCGGAAACGCTCTCTTATCAACAGGCTTTCCAGCGTCATTTGAACATCGATCCGTTGTCAGCAGACAAAACCCAACTGCGAGAAGTGGCGGCAAAACTGGATCTGAGCAACGTGGCGGATAGTGAAGATGATCGCGACACGTTGCTACAACTGCTGTTCACCTTTGGCGTTGAACCGCAGATTGGCAAAGATCGTCCGACCTTCGTCTATCACTTCCCGGCAAGCCAGGCGTCGCTGGCGCTCATCAGCACCGAAGACCACCGTGTGGCAGAGCGCTTTGAGGTCTATTACAAGGGTATTGAGCTGGCGAATGGTTTCCACGAGCTGACTGACGCGCGTGAACAGCAGCAACGGTTTGAGCAAGATAACCGCAAGCGCGGCGCACGCGGCTTACCCCAGCAGCCTATTGATACTCATCTACTCGAAGCGTTAAAGGCTGGCCTGCCGGACTGCTCCGGGGTGGCGCTTGGCGTAGATCGTCTGGTGATGCTGGCGCTGGACGCAGAGCAACTGGGCGATGTGATTGCTTTTACGGTCGATCGCGCCTGA
- the mscM gene encoding miniconductance mechanosensitive channel MscM: MRPIIVLLVAWCLSMGAYAATAPDAKQITQELEQAKAAKPAQPETVEALQSALNALEERKASLERAQQYQQVIDNFPKLSQTLRSQLNNLRDEPRDIPAGMTSDALNQEILQVSSQLLEKSRQAQQEQERAREIADSLSQLPQQQTDARRQLNDVERRVGTQSGNTPQNQAQNLGLQAESARLKALVDELELAQLSANNRQELSRMRAELAQKQGEQLDAYLQSLRNQLNSQRQREAERALESTELLAENSENLPDGINEQFRINRELSAALNQQAQRMDLVASQQRQATNQTLQVRQALNTLREQSQWLGSSNLLGEALRAQVARLPEMPKPQQLDTEMAQLRVQRLHYEDLLNKQPQIRQIRQADGQALTSEQSRILEAQMRTQRELLNSLLQGGDTLILELTKLKVSNSQLEDALREVNEATHRYLFWTSDVRPMTFSWPIDIVQDLRRLISLDTVNQMGQASVMMLTSKETIIPLLGAVILVGFSIYSRRHFNRFLERSSARVGKVTQDHFWLTLRTVFWSILVASPLPVLWMTLGYGLREAWPFPLAVAIGDGVTATVPLLWVVMICATFARPNGLFVAHFGWPRNRVARGMRYYLMSIGFIVPLIMALIMFDNLNDREFSGSLGRLCFILICGALAVVKLSLKRAGIPLYVDKTGSGDNMFNRLLWNLMLSAPLVAMLAAAVGYLATAQALLARLETSVAIWFLLLVVYHVIRRWMLIQRRRLAFDRAKHRRAEILAQRARGEEEPNHVNSTEGATDADEVELDLDAISTQSLRLVRSILMLIALLSVIFLWSEIHSAFGFLENISLWDVTSTAQGVESLEPITLGAVLIAILVLIITTQLVRNFPALLELALLQHLDLTPGTGYAITTITKYLIMLFGGLVGFSMIGIEWSKLQWLVAALTVGLGFGLQEIFANFVSGLIILFEKPIRIGDTVTIRDLTGSVTKINTRATTISDWDRKEIIVPNKAFITEQFINWSLSDSVTRVVLTVPAPSDASSEEVTQILYTAAERCTLVIDNPAPEVFLVDLQQGIQIFELRIYAAEMGHRMPLRHEIHQLILAGYREHGIDMPFPPFQMRLETLGGTKTSRTLSSAGRKRPAGSL; this comes from the coding sequence GTGCGCCCGATTATCGTATTACTGGTGGCCTGGTGCCTCAGCATGGGGGCGTACGCCGCGACAGCCCCCGACGCCAAACAGATAACCCAGGAACTGGAGCAGGCAAAGGCGGCAAAACCCGCCCAGCCAGAGACCGTTGAGGCGCTTCAGTCCGCGTTGAACGCGCTGGAAGAACGTAAAGCTTCTCTTGAGCGTGCTCAGCAATATCAGCAGGTTATCGACAATTTCCCTAAACTTTCGCAAACGCTGCGCTCGCAACTCAATAACCTACGCGATGAACCGCGCGACATTCCTGCGGGCATGACGTCCGACGCGCTGAATCAGGAGATCCTGCAGGTCAGCAGCCAGCTTCTGGAAAAGAGCCGCCAGGCGCAGCAGGAGCAGGAACGTGCGCGCGAAATTGCCGATTCGCTTAGCCAGCTTCCGCAACAGCAAACCGATGCCCGGCGTCAGTTAAACGACGTGGAGCGCCGTGTCGGTACGCAATCCGGCAATACGCCGCAAAATCAGGCTCAGAATCTCGGACTGCAGGCGGAATCCGCCAGGCTTAAAGCGCTGGTCGATGAACTGGAGCTGGCACAACTTTCCGCCAACAATCGTCAGGAACTGTCGCGGATGCGCGCCGAGCTGGCGCAAAAGCAGGGTGAACAGCTGGATGCTTACCTTCAGTCCCTGCGTAATCAGTTGAACAGCCAGCGCCAGCGTGAAGCTGAACGGGCGCTGGAAAGTACGGAACTGCTGGCGGAAAACAGCGAAAACCTGCCTGACGGAATTAACGAACAATTCAGAATTAACCGCGAGCTTTCAGCCGCCCTGAATCAACAGGCGCAGCGAATGGATCTTGTGGCGTCGCAGCAGCGTCAGGCGACCAATCAAACCCTGCAGGTTCGCCAGGCTCTGAATACCCTGCGCGAACAGTCTCAGTGGCTAGGCTCCTCAAACCTGCTCGGGGAAGCATTGCGCGCCCAGGTAGCCCGCCTGCCGGAGATGCCTAAACCTCAACAGTTAGACACCGAGATGGCGCAACTGCGGGTTCAACGTCTGCACTATGAAGACCTCCTTAATAAACAGCCGCAAATCCGCCAGATCCGCCAGGCGGACGGGCAGGCGCTAACCAGCGAGCAGAGCCGTATTCTGGAAGCCCAGATGCGCACCCAGCGTGAACTACTGAACTCCCTGCTGCAGGGCGGTGATACGCTGATTCTGGAACTGACCAAGCTGAAAGTGTCCAACAGCCAGCTTGAAGACGCGCTAAGGGAGGTCAACGAAGCAACGCACCGTTATCTGTTCTGGACTTCCGACGTGCGTCCAATGACCTTCTCCTGGCCGATAGACATCGTCCAGGATCTGCGCCGCCTGATTTCACTGGACACCGTCAACCAGATGGGCCAGGCCAGCGTGATGATGCTCACCAGCAAAGAGACCATCATCCCGCTGTTGGGTGCGGTGATTCTGGTGGGCTTCAGCATTTACTCGCGCAGGCACTTCAACCGTTTCCTGGAACGTTCCAGCGCTCGCGTAGGCAAGGTGACGCAGGATCACTTCTGGTTGACGCTACGCACGGTCTTCTGGTCGATACTCGTCGCCTCGCCGCTGCCGGTGCTGTGGATGACGCTCGGCTACGGGCTGCGTGAAGCCTGGCCCTTCCCGCTCGCGGTGGCGATCGGCGATGGCGTGACCGCCACCGTGCCGCTGCTGTGGGTGGTGATGATCTGTGCCACCTTTGCCCGTCCAAACGGCCTGTTTGTCGCCCACTTTGGCTGGCCGCGTAACCGCGTCGCGCGTGGCATGCGTTACTATCTCATGAGCATCGGATTTATCGTGCCGCTGATCATGGCGCTCATCATGTTCGATAATCTCAACGACCGGGAGTTCTCCGGTTCGCTCGGTCGGCTCTGCTTTATACTGATCTGCGGCGCGCTGGCGGTGGTCAAGCTCAGCCTGAAACGCGCCGGTATTCCGCTCTATGTTGATAAAACGGGCAGCGGCGATAACATGTTTAACCGTCTGCTGTGGAACCTGATGCTCTCCGCCCCGCTGGTTGCGATGCTGGCCGCTGCAGTCGGTTACCTTGCCACCGCGCAGGCGCTGTTGGCGCGCCTGGAAACCTCGGTCGCCATCTGGTTCCTGCTTCTGGTGGTCTATCATGTTATCCGCCGCTGGATGCTTATCCAGCGGCGTCGTCTGGCGTTCGACCGCGCTAAACATCGGCGGGCAGAAATTCTTGCCCAGCGTGCGCGGGGCGAGGAAGAGCCAAACCACGTTAACAGCACCGAAGGGGCAACGGATGCCGATGAAGTCGAGCTGGATCTGGATGCCATCAGTACGCAGTCCTTACGGCTGGTGCGCTCCATCCTGATGCTCATTGCTTTGCTGTCGGTTATCTTTCTGTGGTCAGAAATCCATTCCGCGTTTGGTTTCCTGGAAAATATCTCCCTGTGGGACGTAACCTCCACGGCGCAGGGTGTAGAGAGTCTGGAGCCGATAACCCTGGGTGCTGTGCTGATTGCGATTCTGGTGCTGATCATTACCACACAGCTGGTACGTAACTTCCCGGCACTGCTGGAGCTGGCGCTGCTGCAGCATCTGGATTTAACCCCGGGCACGGGCTATGCCATTACCACCATCACCAAGTATCTCATCATGCTGTTTGGCGGGCTGGTGGGCTTCTCGATGATTGGTATTGAGTGGTCGAAGCTGCAGTGGCTGGTCGCCGCCCTGACGGTGGGCCTGGGCTTTGGTTTGCAGGAGATCTTCGCCAACTTCGTTTCCGGTTTGATCATCCTGTTTGAAAAGCCGATCCGTATCGGCGATACGGTGACGATCCGCGACCTGACCGGCAGCGTCACCAAGATCAACACCCGAGCCACCACCATCAGCGACTGGGATCGCAAAGAGATCATCGTGCCAAACAAGGCCTTCATCACCGAGCAGTTTATTAACTGGTCGCTGTCTGACTCCGTTACGCGCGTGGTGCTTACCGTACCTGCTCCGTCGGATGCCAGTAGCGAAGAGGTGACGCAGATCCTCTACACTGCGGCCGAGCGCTGTACTCTGGTGATCGACAACCCGGCGCCGGAAGTATTTCTCGTTGATTTGCAGCAGGGGATCCAGATTTTCGAGCTGCGTATCTACGCCGCCGAAATGGGGCACCGTATGCCGCTGCGCCATGAGATCCACCAGCTTATTCTGGCAGGCTACCGCGAGCACGGTATTGATATGCCATTCCCACCGTTCCAGATGCGTCTGGAAACGCTGGGTGGAACAAAAACCTCAAGAACCTTGTCGTCAGCAGGGCGTAAGCGTCCGGCGGGAAGTTTATAA
- the asd gene encoding archaetidylserine decarboxylase (Phosphatidylserine decarboxylase is synthesized as a single chain precursor. Generation of the pyruvoyl active site from a Ser is coupled to cleavage of a Gly-Ser bond between the larger (beta) and smaller (alpha chains). It is an integral membrane protein.), translating to MLNSFKLSLQYILPKLWLTRLAGWGASKRAGWLTKLVIDLFVKYYKVDMKEAQKPDTASYRTFNEFFVRPLRDEVRPLNTDPNVLVMPADGVISQLGKIEGDKILQAKGHNYSLEALLAGNYLMADLFRNGVFATTYLSPRDYHRVHMPCNGILREMIYVPGDLFSVNHLTAQNVPNLFARNERVICLFDTEFGPMAQILVGATIVGSIETVWAGTITPPREGVIKRWTWPAGEAEGAVALLKGQEMGRFKLGSTVINLFAPGQVNLAESLESLSVTKLGQPLAVSTASFVTPDAEPALLTEEEIAAEHDASPLVDDKKDQG from the coding sequence TTGTTAAACTCATTTAAACTTTCGCTTCAATACATTCTGCCAAAACTGTGGCTCACTCGCCTGGCGGGCTGGGGCGCAAGCAAACGAGCTGGCTGGCTGACTAAACTGGTCATCGACCTGTTCGTGAAGTATTACAAGGTCGACATGAAAGAAGCGCAGAAGCCGGATACCGCCAGCTACCGTACTTTCAATGAATTCTTCGTCCGCCCGCTGCGTGATGAAGTGCGCCCGTTAAATACCGACCCTAACGTGCTGGTCATGCCTGCTGATGGCGTCATCAGCCAGCTTGGTAAAATCGAAGGCGACAAAATTCTGCAGGCGAAAGGCCACAACTACAGTCTGGAAGCGCTGCTGGCAGGTAACTACCTGATGGCGGATCTGTTTCGCAACGGCGTCTTTGCGACGACCTATCTGTCACCACGCGACTACCACCGCGTTCACATGCCATGTAACGGTATTCTGCGCGAAATGATCTACGTGCCAGGCGATCTGTTCTCTGTGAACCACCTGACCGCGCAAAACGTGCCGAACCTGTTCGCCCGTAACGAACGTGTTATCTGTCTGTTTGATACTGAATTTGGCCCAATGGCGCAGATTCTGGTGGGGGCAACCATTGTAGGCAGCATCGAAACCGTCTGGGCAGGCACCATCACCCCGCCACGTGAAGGCGTGATCAAGCGCTGGACCTGGCCTGCCGGTGAGGCCGAAGGCGCCGTGGCGCTGCTGAAGGGTCAGGAGATGGGTCGCTTCAAGCTCGGCTCTACCGTTATCAACCTGTTCGCGCCGGGTCAAGTCAACCTGGCTGAATCGCTGGAAAGCCTGTCGGTCACAAAACTGGGTCAGCCGCTGGCCGTGTCTACCGCGTCCTTCGTGACACCGGACGCAGAGCCTGCGCTGCTGACAGAAGAAGAGATCGCCGCCGAACACGACGCCAGCCCGCTGGTTGACGACAAAAAAGACCAAGGCTAA
- the orn gene encoding oligoribonuclease, translated as MSADVNNLIWIDLEMTGLDPERDRIIEIATLVTDANLNILAEGPTIAVHQSDEQLALMDDWNVRTHTGSGLVERVKASTQGDREAELATIEFLKQWVPEGKSPVCGNSIGQDRRFLFKYMPELEAYFHYRYLDVSTLKELARRWKPEILDGFKKQGTHQAMDDIRESVAELAYYRENFIKL; from the coding sequence ATGAGCGCGGATGTAAACAACCTGATTTGGATCGATCTTGAAATGACCGGGCTGGATCCCGAGCGCGATCGCATTATTGAGATCGCTACGCTTGTCACCGATGCCAACCTGAATATTCTGGCGGAAGGGCCAACCATTGCGGTTCATCAGTCCGATGAACAACTGGCGCTGATGGACGACTGGAACGTGCGTACCCATACCGGCAGCGGGCTGGTGGAGCGCGTAAAGGCCAGCACTCAGGGTGACCGTGAGGCGGAGCTGGCGACCATAGAATTTCTGAAGCAGTGGGTTCCGGAAGGAAAATCGCCTGTCTGTGGCAATAGCATTGGCCAGGATCGTCGCTTCCTGTTTAAGTATATGCCGGAGCTGGAGGCTTATTTCCACTACCGTTATCTGGATGTCAGCACCCTGAAAGAGCTGGCGCGCCGCTGGAAACCTGAGATTCTGGATGGCTTTAAAAAGCAGGGTACGCACCAGGCGATGGACGATATTCGGGAGTCCGTGGCGGAGCTGGCGTACTACCGCGAAAACTTTATTAAGCTGTGA
- the yjeM gene encoding glutamate/gamma-aminobutyrate family transporter YjeM has product MSHSLKKMTLTGLILMIFTSVFGFANSPSAFYLMGYSATPFYIVSALFFFIPFALMMAEMGSAYRKEEGGIYSWMNNSVGPRYAFIGTFMWFSSYVVWMVSTAAKVWVPFSTFLFGADKTQVWSLAGLSATQVVGMLAVCWMVVVTLVASRGINKIARITAVGGIAVMCLNLVLLLVSIAILCLNGGHFAQKVNFVSSPNPGYQSGLAMLSFVVFAIFAYGGIEAVGGLVDKTENPEKNFAKGIIFAAIVISVGYSLAIFLWGVSTNWQQVLSNNTINLGNITYVLMKSLGMTLGQAMHLTPDAATTMGSWFARITGLSMFLAYTGAFFTLIYSPLKAIIQGTPRALWPARMTHLNRTGMPANAMWMQCLLVCVFILLVSFGGDTASAFYNKLTLMANVSMTLPYLFLTLAFPFFKAKQDLERPFVMFKTRAATLLATALVVLVVAFANIFTIIQPVIEANDWNSALWMVGGPIFFSLLAMGIYENYRRRSTVRLAQVA; this is encoded by the coding sequence ATGTCCCACTCACTTAAAAAGATGACCCTGACGGGGCTCATCCTGATGATTTTTACTTCCGTCTTTGGCTTTGCGAACAGCCCGTCGGCGTTTTACCTGATGGGTTATAGCGCGACGCCGTTCTATATCGTTTCTGCGCTGTTCTTCTTCATCCCCTTTGCGCTGATGATGGCGGAAATGGGCTCGGCCTATCGCAAAGAAGAGGGCGGGATCTATTCGTGGATGAACAACAGCGTGGGTCCGCGCTACGCTTTTATCGGCACCTTCATGTGGTTTTCCTCCTACGTCGTCTGGATGGTCAGTACCGCGGCCAAGGTGTGGGTACCGTTTTCGACATTCTTATTCGGAGCAGATAAAACGCAGGTCTGGTCGCTTGCAGGACTCAGCGCCACGCAGGTAGTGGGTATGCTGGCAGTGTGCTGGATGGTGGTGGTGACGCTGGTGGCATCAAGGGGCATCAATAAAATTGCCCGTATTACCGCCGTGGGCGGGATTGCCGTCATGTGCCTGAACCTGGTGCTACTGCTGGTGAGTATCGCCATTCTCTGTCTGAACGGCGGCCATTTTGCACAGAAGGTAAACTTTGTTTCTTCCCCCAATCCGGGCTATCAGTCCGGGCTGGCTATGCTCTCCTTCGTGGTATTTGCCATCTTTGCTTACGGCGGTATCGAGGCCGTGGGCGGCCTGGTCGACAAGACCGAGAATCCGGAAAAAAACTTTGCCAAAGGCATTATCTTCGCCGCGATAGTGATCTCTGTTGGCTACTCACTGGCGATTTTCCTCTGGGGCGTCAGCACCAACTGGCAGCAGGTACTGAGTAATAACACCATCAATCTGGGCAATATCACCTATGTGTTGATGAAAAGTCTGGGCATGACGCTGGGTCAGGCGATGCACCTGACGCCAGACGCGGCGACAACGATGGGAAGCTGGTTCGCGCGTATTACCGGATTATCAATGTTCCTCGCCTATACCGGCGCATTCTTCACGCTTATTTACTCTCCACTGAAAGCCATTATTCAGGGTACCCCCAGAGCGTTGTGGCCTGCGCGTATGACGCATCTCAATCGTACCGGCATGCCGGCTAACGCCATGTGGATGCAATGTCTGCTGGTGTGCGTGTTCATTCTGTTGGTGTCATTTGGTGGGGATACCGCGTCGGCGTTTTATAACAAATTAACGCTCATGGCGAACGTGTCGATGACGCTGCCTTACCTTTTCCTGACGCTGGCCTTCCCATTCTTTAAGGCGAAACAGGATCTCGAGCGTCCGTTTGTGATGTTTAAAACCCGTGCGGCAACACTGCTGGCAACGGCGCTGGTGGTGCTGGTGGTGGCGTTTGCCAATATTTTTACCATTATTCAGCCAGTGATTGAGGCGAATGACTGGAACAGTGCGCTATGGATGGTCGGTGGGCCGATCTTCTTTTCGCTGCTGGCGATGGGGATTTATGAGAACTATCGCCGTCGCTCGACTGTCCGTCTTGCGCAAGTGGCGTAG